The following are encoded in a window of Staphylococcus piscifermentans genomic DNA:
- the hutH gene encoding histidine ammonia-lyase, with translation MTLELNGASLTIEDIKHFLHQQDKISISSEAMERVKKSRAIVEDIIKNKETIYGITTGFGLFSDVLIDPDQYNQLQVNLIRSHACGTGDPFSHDVSLVMMILRLNTMLKGHSGVTTDLVEQLTYFINERIIPIIPQQGSLGASGDLAPLSHLALALIGEGKVYYQQEERESSEVLEELGRQPLQLSAKEGLALINGTQAMTAQGVISWIEAEALAYQAEWIAALTHQALNGITDAYRPEVHDVRNFPEQSAVADRMLYWLEDSNLTTRQGEIRVQDAYTLRCIPQVHGASFETLNFVKKQLEREMNAANDNPLIFHEDDETLVISGGNFHGQPVAYALDFLKVAVSELGNIAERRLERLVNPQLNGDLPAFLSPEPGLQSGAMIMQYAAASLVSENKTLAHPASVDSIPSSANQEDHVSMGTIASRHGYQIVDNTRRVLAIELIIALQAVELKGIDKLSPRTREKYETLRNITPAITQDRQFHKDITQVSRYLQQSAYADIEFK, from the coding sequence TTGACATTAGAATTAAACGGAGCATCGCTCACAATTGAAGATATAAAGCATTTTTTACATCAGCAAGATAAGATTTCAATCTCATCTGAGGCGATGGAACGTGTTAAGAAGAGTCGTGCTATTGTAGAAGATATTATTAAAAATAAAGAAACAATCTATGGCATTACTACAGGATTCGGTTTATTCAGTGATGTCTTAATTGATCCGGACCAATATAATCAGCTTCAAGTAAACTTAATTCGTTCACATGCGTGCGGGACAGGCGATCCCTTCTCACATGATGTTTCACTAGTGATGATGATTTTACGTTTAAATACAATGTTAAAAGGACATTCAGGTGTAACGACTGATTTGGTAGAGCAATTGACTTATTTCATTAATGAACGTATTATCCCGATTATTCCGCAACAAGGTTCATTAGGCGCGTCTGGCGATTTAGCACCTCTTTCCCATCTAGCTTTAGCATTAATCGGCGAAGGTAAAGTCTATTATCAACAAGAAGAACGTGAGAGTAGCGAGGTACTTGAAGAATTAGGACGTCAACCTTTACAATTGTCTGCTAAAGAGGGACTGGCATTAATCAATGGTACACAAGCTATGACAGCACAAGGCGTAATCAGCTGGATTGAAGCGGAAGCCTTAGCTTATCAAGCAGAGTGGATTGCTGCTTTAACACATCAAGCGTTGAATGGAATCACAGATGCCTACCGTCCTGAAGTACATGACGTACGTAACTTCCCTGAACAAAGCGCAGTGGCAGATCGTATGTTGTATTGGTTAGAAGATTCTAATTTAACTACTAGACAAGGTGAAATCCGTGTACAAGATGCTTATACTTTGCGTTGTATTCCTCAAGTACATGGTGCCAGCTTCGAAACCTTGAACTTTGTAAAAAAACAATTAGAACGTGAAATGAATGCGGCTAATGACAATCCGCTGATTTTCCATGAAGACGATGAGACGCTCGTCATCTCAGGAGGCAATTTCCACGGTCAGCCTGTCGCTTATGCCTTAGACTTTTTAAAGGTAGCCGTAAGTGAATTGGGTAATATTGCGGAACGACGCTTAGAACGTTTGGTAAATCCGCAATTAAATGGTGACTTGCCTGCCTTCTTGAGTCCGGAACCAGGATTGCAAAGTGGGGCAATGATTATGCAATATGCAGCAGCAAGTTTAGTTTCTGAAAATAAAACGCTTGCACATCCTGCAAGTGTAGACTCTATACCTTCTTCAGCCAATCAAGAAGACCACGTATCGATGGGAACAATTGCTTCACGTCATGGTTACCAGATTGTAGATAATACAAGACGCGTATTGGCTATTGAATTAATTATTGCTTTGCAAGCTGTAGAGTTGAAAGGTATCGATAAGTTGTCTCCACGAACACGTGAAAAATATGAAACCTTACGTAATATTACGCCAGCGATTACTCAAGACCGTCAATTCCACAAAGATATTACACAAGTTTCGCGCTATTTGCAGCAAAGTGCTTATGCAGATATTGAATTTAAATAA
- a CDS encoding DUF2232 domain-containing protein, whose product MGVANLFAKIDFKATFLATLALIIVAAVTYFLPFAGLLLFFVATVPGIILWHKSIMSFGIGALITVVLVVFFGSEGLLSYIVFVLLLSLIVGQLLKERTSKERILYISTTYMSILTLGAFMMLQVFKRIPNTQVLVKPSKDQLYDMMAMSGLDSASRGVLEEGFRQMAVQLPSYIIIAIFFLILINLIVTFPILRKFKIATPVFRPLFAWQFNRILAYIYFIVLLCVMFASQPGTFQSIVLNMQVILSFVMFIQGLSVIAFFAKVKQLPPGIGIILMILGFLLTPVLPVIGLLGVVDLCFNLKRFIKK is encoded by the coding sequence ATAGGAGTGGCGAATTTGTTTGCAAAAATAGACTTTAAGGCGACGTTTCTCGCAACATTAGCACTCATTATTGTTGCAGCAGTCACCTACTTTCTGCCGTTTGCTGGACTACTATTGTTCTTTGTAGCAACAGTGCCTGGAATCATTTTATGGCATAAGTCCATCATGTCATTCGGCATAGGCGCACTCATTACAGTTGTTTTAGTAGTATTTTTTGGAAGTGAAGGACTTCTTAGCTACATTGTTTTTGTCTTACTATTGAGCTTAATTGTAGGTCAGCTATTAAAAGAACGAACTTCTAAAGAACGCATACTTTATATCTCAACTACATATATGAGTATTTTAACGTTAGGCGCGTTTATGATGCTGCAAGTATTCAAGCGTATTCCGAATACCCAAGTACTTGTGAAACCGTCTAAAGATCAATTGTACGATATGATGGCGATGAGCGGTTTAGACTCAGCATCTCGTGGTGTATTAGAAGAGGGCTTCCGCCAAATGGCTGTGCAATTGCCAAGCTATATCATCATCGCAATTTTCTTCTTGATTTTAATTAATTTGATTGTAACATTTCCGATTTTACGTAAATTCAAGATTGCAACACCTGTATTCAGACCATTATTCGCATGGCAATTCAATCGCATATTAGCATATATCTACTTTATCGTTCTGTTGTGTGTCATGTTTGCATCACAACCAGGAACTTTCCAAAGTATTGTCTTGAATATGCAAGTAATCCTTTCGTTTGTCATGTTTATTCAAGGTTTAAGCGTGATTGCTTTCTTTGCAAAAGTAAAACAACTGCCACCTGGTATAGGCATTATATTAATGATTTTAGGATTTTTATTAACACCTGTTTTACCAGTCATCGGACTCTTAGGTGTAGTAGATTTATGTTTCAACTTAAAACGATTTATCAAAAAATGA
- a CDS encoding RNA-guided endonuclease InsQ/TnpB family protein, with protein sequence MLRAYKTEINPSFEQRQTINRTIGTCRWIYNKFIETNQNFYTTGQSYMNGFAFSKWMNNVYLPSHPDKHWVKQSASKAVKQSIMNAHRAYQTFFKKQKGYPKFKKKSSIGSYYLIGTIHVQRHRIQLPKLGWIKLKERGYIPTNSIKSATIVKEYDRYYVSVLVDQPSSPIFKPKQTDGIGIDLGLKEAVSTPSGVRIKSFKTNQTIIKLDKSLKRQQRKLSRKKKGSHNWYKQLLKVQRLYRRIKNIKKDIKRKGILSIVRTNPQFITIENLNIKGMMRNKRLANSFQQIGLGYMVEWLKIKCRDYGIELRQVDRFYPSSQICSDCGHIQPMPLNQRTYHCNHCGMIKDRDTNASVNLKQATDYTVIV encoded by the coding sequence ATGCTGAGAGCGTATAAAACCGAAATCAATCCTTCTTTTGAACAACGTCAGACCATCAATCGAACCATCGGCACATGCCGTTGGATTTACAACAAATTTATCGAGACTAATCAAAATTTCTATACAACGGGACAATCATACATGAACGGTTTTGCCTTCAGCAAATGGATGAACAATGTATATCTTCCAAGTCATCCGGATAAACATTGGGTTAAACAAAGTGCCAGCAAAGCTGTCAAACAATCCATTATGAATGCACATCGTGCTTATCAGACATTTTTCAAAAAACAAAAAGGTTATCCGAAGTTCAAAAAGAAATCAAGCATTGGAAGTTATTATTTGATCGGTACCATTCATGTACAACGGCATCGAATCCAATTGCCGAAGTTGGGATGGATTAAATTAAAAGAAAGAGGTTACATTCCAACAAATAGTATAAAATCTGCCACCATTGTTAAAGAATATGACAGATATTATGTGTCGGTTTTAGTTGATCAACCGTCTTCCCCTATTTTCAAACCGAAACAGACAGACGGAATCGGTATTGATTTAGGATTGAAAGAAGCTGTATCCACACCCTCCGGTGTAAGAATTAAAAGCTTCAAAACAAATCAAACTATCATCAAACTTGATAAATCTTTAAAACGACAGCAGCGAAAATTATCCAGAAAGAAAAAAGGTTCTCATAATTGGTATAAACAGTTGTTGAAAGTACAAAGATTATACCGACGTATTAAAAATATTAAAAAAGATATCAAACGCAAAGGCATACTTTCTATTGTTCGCACCAATCCGCAATTTATTACGATTGAAAATTTGAACATCAAAGGCATGATGAGAAACAAAAGATTGGCCAATAGTTTTCAACAGATTGGACTCGGTTACATGGTTGAATGGTTGAAAATCAAATGTCGAGATTACGGCATCGAATTACGCCAAGTCGACAGATTTTATCCATCCAGTCAAATATGTTCTGATTGCGGTCACATACAACCTATGCCATTGAATCAAAGAACGTATCATTGTAATCATTGCGGAATGATAAAGGATAGAGACACTAATGCCAGTGTTAATTTGAAACAAGCAACAGATTACACCGTGATAGTGTAA
- a CDS encoding NAD(P)H-hydrate dehydratase — MEVLNNVSIPKRKDDTHKGDYGKILLIGGNANLGGAIMMAARACVYSGSGLITVATHPTNHAAIHSRCPEAMVIDINDTKQLTKMVEMTDSILIGPGLGKDFKGNNAMTILLQNIQPHQNLIIDGDAISIISKLKLDIPKCHRIVYTPHQMEWERLSGIPIDEQTEERNREAVDNMGGVVVLKKHGTEIYLKDKTYKLDIGTPAMATGGMGDTLAGIITSFVGQFDDFDYAVTTATYVHSYIGECLSKDMYVVPPSNLIVEIPYAMKRLEEGNNEEA, encoded by the coding sequence GTGGAAGTTTTAAATAACGTATCTATTCCAAAAAGAAAAGATGATACGCATAAAGGTGATTATGGCAAGATTCTTTTAATTGGAGGAAATGCGAATTTAGGCGGTGCGATTATGATGGCAGCACGTGCTTGTGTTTACAGCGGCAGCGGTCTCATTACAGTAGCAACGCATCCGACTAATCATGCTGCTATCCATTCACGTTGTCCTGAGGCAATGGTGATAGACATTAACGACACTAAACAATTAACAAAAATGGTCGAAATGACTGACAGTATTTTAATCGGTCCCGGTCTCGGTAAAGACTTTAAGGGTAACAATGCAATGACAATATTACTTCAAAATATTCAACCGCATCAGAATTTGATTATTGATGGGGATGCCATTTCTATTATCAGCAAATTGAAATTGGATATTCCGAAATGTCATCGCATTGTTTATACACCACATCAAATGGAATGGGAACGATTAAGCGGTATTCCTATTGATGAACAAACAGAAGAGCGTAACCGTGAAGCAGTGGATAATATGGGTGGCGTAGTCGTATTGAAAAAACACGGTACTGAAATCTATTTGAAAGATAAAACGTATAAATTAGATATTGGTACACCTGCAATGGCTACAGGCGGCATGGGTGATACACTTGCTGGTATCATTACAAGTTTTGTCGGTCAATTTGATGATTTCGATTATGCTGTCACAACAGCCACATATGTGCATAGTTATATTGGTGAATGCTTATCTAAAGATATGTATGTCGTACCACCATCCAATTTAATTGTAGAAATTCCTTATGCGATGAAACGTTTAGAAGAAGGAAATAACGAAGAAGCATAA
- the serS gene encoding serine--tRNA ligase — translation MLDIKLFRNEPDHLKEKVKLRGMDPQVVDEVLELDNKRRELIGKAEEMKAKRNKVSDEIAEKKRNKENADDVIAEMRKLGDDIKEVDTELNKVDEKLKYRLSTIPNIMNDDVPEGDSDEENIEVKKWGTPRQFDFEAKAHWDLVEELGMANFDRAARVSGARFVFLTNEGAQLERALMNYMLTKHTTQHGYTEMMVPQLVNANSMYGTGQLPKFEEDLFKVEKEGLYMIPTAEVPLTNYYREEVLSADQLPGKFTAQSACFRSEAGSAGRDTRGLIRLHQFDKVELVRFEKPEDSWDALEQLTSNAEAILEELELPYRRVILCTGDLGFSSSKTYDLEVWLPSYEDYKEISSCSNMTDFQARRANIRFKRDKDSKPELVHTLNGSGLAVGRTFAAIVENYQNADGSITIPEALVPFMGGKTKIGPATK, via the coding sequence ATGTTAGATATCAAATTATTCAGAAATGAACCAGATCACTTAAAAGAAAAAGTAAAATTACGTGGTATGGATCCGCAAGTAGTAGACGAAGTTTTAGAATTAGATAATAAACGTCGTGAATTAATTGGCAAAGCAGAAGAAATGAAAGCTAAAAGAAACAAAGTCAGTGACGAAATTGCTGAGAAGAAACGTAATAAAGAAAATGCTGATGATGTTATTGCTGAAATGAGAAAATTAGGCGACGACATTAAAGAAGTGGATACTGAATTAAATAAAGTAGATGAAAAATTAAAATACAGATTATCTACAATACCTAACATTATGAATGATGATGTACCTGAAGGCGATTCTGATGAAGAAAATATCGAAGTGAAAAAATGGGGTACGCCTCGTCAATTCGACTTTGAAGCGAAAGCACACTGGGACTTAGTAGAAGAATTAGGAATGGCCAACTTTGACCGTGCTGCTCGCGTATCAGGTGCGCGTTTTGTCTTCTTAACAAATGAAGGTGCACAATTAGAACGTGCATTAATGAACTACATGCTTACTAAGCACACAACACAACATGGTTATACTGAAATGATGGTACCTCAATTAGTAAATGCAAACTCTATGTATGGTACAGGTCAATTACCTAAATTTGAAGAAGACTTGTTCAAAGTGGAAAAAGAAGGCTTGTACATGATTCCGACAGCAGAGGTTCCGCTTACTAACTACTACCGCGAAGAAGTCTTGTCTGCAGATCAATTGCCAGGCAAGTTCACTGCACAGTCAGCTTGCTTCAGAAGTGAAGCGGGTTCAGCCGGACGTGACACACGTGGCTTAATTCGCTTGCACCAATTCGACAAAGTTGAGTTGGTACGTTTTGAAAAACCTGAAGATTCTTGGGATGCATTAGAACAGTTAACAAGCAACGCAGAAGCTATCTTAGAAGAACTAGAACTACCATATCGTCGTGTAATTCTTTGTACTGGCGACCTTGGATTCAGTTCAAGTAAAACTTATGACTTAGAAGTTTGGCTTCCAAGTTATGAAGATTACAAAGAAATCAGCTCATGCTCTAACATGACAGATTTCCAAGCACGCCGTGCAAATATCCGCTTCAAACGCGATAAAGATTCTAAACCAGAATTAGTTCATACATTGAACGGAAGTGGTTTAGCAGTCGGACGTACATTCGCGGCGATTGTAGAGAACTACCAAAATGCGGATGGTTCAATTACAATTCCTGAAGCATTAGTTCCATTCATGGGCGGAAAAACAAAAATCGGCCCAGCAACAAAATAA